The Sedimentisphaera salicampi genome includes a region encoding these proteins:
- a CDS encoding CHAD domain-containing protein, translating to MQQNQDSATQQLACENVKKQLKTITKRLEGAKFARDVEDVHKVRLASRRLRAVLRLFGDVYGKERADNWQKQLKKLLKGMSEARDLDVEIIFIEGILSELNYDSRRQVPGLRRALLRKQQARQKLQPKMAKEIRRFEDKNILIDMHLDTERMLFPLRNKEIPRISESLLERLRERISPHKNDVINKLELLKDIENNGGHHKLRIAVKKTRYCLEAADKAFDGSLEQTITKVKNFQTMLGDMHDRDVWKIGLENLIEEEKQRTIEYFGSARPFPKLLPGMQMLKDKIESQRLQLYQQASEYANSEVSEDFWNHIDDVFRRPANAD from the coding sequence ATGCAGCAAAATCAAGATTCCGCAACCCAACAACTCGCTTGCGAGAATGTAAAAAAACAGCTTAAAACTATTACTAAGCGGCTTGAAGGCGCTAAATTTGCAAGGGATGTGGAAGATGTTCATAAGGTTCGATTGGCTTCGAGAAGGCTGAGGGCTGTTTTGCGTCTGTTTGGAGATGTTTACGGCAAGGAAAGAGCGGACAACTGGCAAAAACAGCTCAAAAAGCTTCTTAAAGGAATGTCTGAAGCGAGGGATTTGGATGTTGAGATTATTTTCATTGAAGGCATTCTCTCTGAGCTCAATTACGATTCGAGAAGGCAGGTGCCGGGTCTCAGAAGAGCTCTTCTTAGAAAACAGCAGGCAAGGCAAAAATTGCAGCCTAAGATGGCTAAAGAGATAAGGCGTTTTGAGGATAAAAATATTCTCATCGATATGCATCTTGACACTGAAAGAATGCTCTTCCCCCTTAGAAACAAAGAAATCCCGAGAATCAGCGAGTCTCTTTTGGAAAGACTCAGAGAGAGAATCTCGCCGCATAAAAATGATGTGATAAACAAGCTTGAGCTTCTAAAGGACATAGAAAACAACGGCGGCCACCACAAGCTCAGAATTGCCGTTAAGAAAACCCGCTACTGTCTTGAAGCTGCTGACAAGGCATTTGATGGCTCGCTTGAGCAAACAATAACTAAAGTTAAAAATTTCCAAACTATGCTTGGGGATATGCACGATCGAGACGTTTGGAAAATAGGCTTGGAAAATCTCATTGAGGAAGAAAAGCAGAGGACGATTGAATATTTCGGAAGCGCAAGACCGTTCCCAAAGCTTCTTCCCGGAATGCAGATGCTCAAGGATAAAATAGAATCACAAAGACTCCAGCTCTATCAGCAGGCATCTGAATACGCCAATTCTGAGGTTAGCGAGGATTTCTGGAACCATATTGATGATGTTT
- a CDS encoding guanylate kinase translates to MGKLIILSGPSCAGKGPLYSSLRKFYPDLAGRLRKCVLYNSRSPRPGETDGEDYHFRKREKIEALRENNDYLVLEVRTDLQAMDIRELTKMLQNGDVFFEGNPFVVFELLKAGIKDNIKTLKIFLSPLEKNEIQELKEIGVCIEDFIADVMRRKLLRRTSRHKGLLGLKDLENIETRASSAFREMQMAHIFDAVLPNHDGEDSENWDAFYYPIADARKTLKSFAELLENGISEESEKWPADLLGSIK, encoded by the coding sequence ATGGGCAAGCTAATCATTCTTTCAGGTCCCTCATGCGCAGGCAAAGGTCCTTTATACAGCAGTTTGCGGAAATTTTACCCTGATCTTGCTGGAAGGCTGAGGAAATGCGTGTTGTACAACAGCCGCAGTCCGAGGCCCGGTGAAACAGACGGCGAAGATTATCACTTCCGAAAAAGAGAAAAAATTGAGGCCTTGAGAGAAAATAACGACTATCTTGTGCTTGAAGTACGAACTGATTTACAGGCTATGGACATCCGAGAACTCACGAAAATGCTGCAAAACGGAGATGTATTTTTCGAGGGTAATCCATTTGTAGTTTTTGAACTGCTGAAGGCGGGAATAAAAGACAACATTAAAACGCTTAAAATTTTCCTGTCTCCGCTCGAAAAAAATGAAATCCAGGAGCTCAAGGAGATTGGCGTTTGCATTGAAGATTTTATCGCTGACGTTATGAGACGCAAACTCCTCCGCCGCACTTCAAGGCATAAAGGACTTCTCGGCTTGAAAGACCTCGAAAACATTGAAACCAGGGCATCAAGCGCATTTCGAGAAATGCAGATGGCTCATATTTTTGACGCTGTATTGCCAAATCACGACGGCGAAGACAGCGAGAACTGGGATGCCTTCTATTACCCGATTGCAGATGCAAGAAAAACCCTCAAAAGCTTTGCAGAACTTTTAGAAAACGGCATCAGTGAAGAATCAGAGAAATGGCCTGCAGACCTTCTGGGTTCAATTAAATAG
- a CDS encoding alpha/beta hydrolase, which produces MKKNISDHLKYYHLPAENTEFEYLQAGGFNIASYHFPAQSPKGVILALHGYLGHCVQMGKLIPEVNKNGYSVCALDLPGHGLSNGKKYAISNFDEYRLVLEVFADQVKNRFTALPVYGLGFSLGGAIFVDYHLKNGKGAFKKTVLAAPLIRNALWEITKKATSAFDEITDKIPRVYKKETSDPFYIEMERSDPLRENFLPLSWVKALHRWEAELRKKGKCSVPARVLYGLKDTTVDTNEGAEYFKNYWPNAELIEYPRGKHELILEADPLGSRVIHDILSGLK; this is translated from the coding sequence ATGAAAAAAAACATCTCCGATCATTTGAAGTATTATCATCTTCCTGCGGAAAATACCGAATTTGAATATTTACAGGCAGGCGGGTTCAACATAGCCTCATACCACTTTCCCGCACAATCTCCCAAAGGCGTTATATTGGCTCTTCACGGATATCTGGGACATTGCGTGCAGATGGGCAAGCTGATCCCTGAAGTTAATAAAAATGGGTATTCAGTTTGCGCATTAGACTTGCCCGGGCACGGACTTTCCAACGGGAAGAAATATGCCATTTCCAACTTTGATGAGTATAGACTGGTTTTAGAAGTGTTCGCTGATCAGGTAAAAAATCGCTTTACCGCCCTTCCTGTATATGGACTTGGCTTCAGTCTTGGCGGGGCAATTTTTGTTGATTACCACCTGAAAAACGGTAAAGGGGCCTTCAAAAAAACAGTTTTAGCCGCCCCGCTTATCAGAAACGCCCTTTGGGAAATAACAAAAAAAGCCACTTCAGCATTCGATGAAATTACAGACAAGATCCCGCGAGTGTACAAAAAAGAAACATCAGATCCGTTCTACATTGAGATGGAACGCAGCGATCCGCTTCGGGAAAATTTCCTACCGCTGAGCTGGGTTAAGGCCCTTCACAGATGGGAAGCGGAACTTCGCAAAAAGGGTAAATGCAGCGTGCCGGCAAGAGTCCTCTACGGCCTCAAAGACACAACTGTTGACACAAATGAGGGTGCAGAGTATTTCAAAAACTACTGGCCAAACGCCGAGCTGATCGAATACCCGCGAGGCAAACACGAACTGATACTCGAAGCCGACCCGCTTGGCTCAAGAGTTATTCACGATATCTTATCAGGACTGAAGTAG
- a CDS encoding ComEA family DNA-binding protein — MGNFQDFHLRYQWNFALIVIIAGILLSFAGAAGSSERSIDIYSKVHPQTAPKASLVRLPGIGNVLADRIIEYRKKQNLETLKQLDNVYGIGPVTIEKISEYTEFE; from the coding sequence ATGGGCAATTTTCAAGACTTTCACTTGAGGTATCAATGGAATTTTGCGTTGATTGTAATCATTGCGGGGATACTGCTGTCTTTTGCAGGTGCTGCGGGGAGCAGCGAACGCAGCATAGATATTTATTCAAAGGTTCATCCTCAAACCGCCCCGAAAGCAAGCCTTGTAAGGCTCCCGGGAATTGGTAACGTGCTTGCTGATAGAATTATCGAATACAGAAAAAAACAAAATCTTGAAACTCTTAAACAATTAGACAACGTTTACGGCATAGGGCCGGTTACCATTGAAAAAATCTCTGAATACACCGAGTTTGAATAA
- a CDS encoding endo-1,4-beta-xylanase: MRFQVYKEGKLTDTFNLDGAYVFDSEGAALRVSESLDFSDSVISFDMLTYEAGGLAVMWEVEGLGKMQLCTTKLRKRSEPYILNLELARARLMQIMLKREDWQLFDENDNHTNKAIQSAEKLFVSALSHINQPEKASVYADKCLKKAVLASENLAQRHAETNLNTKAGSGKFNEMSFGCTLQPKFAASESYRRKILDLFNYAVIPVSWGEIEKKKGEYDFSSIDNCLAAFGPEKIRLSAGPLLKFERGIYPEWLGGYEYDGIKELAYNFITKIVKKYAGKIDTWQLVGSMNSSNDLGFSFDECIEICRAACLAARAANSKTTKIITLDKPWGWYHSRNACTIPTVQFAETLMQNAITFDKIGIELDLSGKTPDAATKDLMQISAMIDQLTVSSRPICVTSIKVPSKPIEGSGYWREPWSENTQAAFLRALYKILLAKEQMASVTYDSFVDIEEPVGIVTSGGEPKKAMKTLRNFRKLLCG; encoded by the coding sequence TTGAGATTTCAGGTATATAAAGAAGGAAAATTAACAGACACTTTCAACTTGGACGGGGCTTATGTTTTCGATTCGGAAGGAGCAGCCCTCAGGGTGAGCGAATCTCTGGATTTTTCCGACAGCGTAATAAGCTTTGATATGCTTACATACGAAGCTGGAGGCCTTGCTGTGATGTGGGAGGTTGAAGGGCTCGGAAAGATGCAGCTCTGCACAACTAAACTGCGCAAACGTTCGGAGCCTTACATACTCAATCTTGAACTGGCACGCGCTCGGCTGATGCAGATAATGCTCAAGCGGGAAGACTGGCAGCTCTTCGACGAAAACGATAACCATACAAATAAAGCAATTCAATCAGCTGAAAAGCTTTTTGTGAGTGCCTTATCACACATAAATCAGCCTGAAAAGGCCTCAGTTTATGCGGATAAATGCCTCAAAAAGGCTGTTCTTGCCTCAGAGAATCTTGCTCAGAGGCATGCTGAAACAAATTTGAATACAAAGGCCGGAAGCGGTAAATTCAATGAGATGTCTTTCGGATGCACTCTCCAGCCCAAATTTGCGGCGAGCGAGAGCTACAGAAGAAAAATACTCGACTTGTTCAATTATGCTGTAATACCGGTTAGCTGGGGCGAGATTGAAAAGAAAAAAGGCGAATACGATTTTTCTTCTATAGACAATTGTCTTGCTGCGTTCGGGCCGGAAAAGATTCGTCTTTCAGCAGGCCCCCTGCTGAAGTTTGAAAGGGGCATTTACCCTGAATGGCTTGGAGGCTATGAATACGACGGCATAAAAGAGCTGGCCTACAACTTTATCACGAAAATCGTAAAGAAGTATGCAGGCAAAATAGACACATGGCAGCTTGTGGGAAGTATGAATTCAAGCAATGATCTTGGGTTCAGCTTTGATGAATGTATTGAAATCTGCAGAGCAGCCTGCCTTGCAGCACGTGCAGCAAACTCAAAAACAACCAAGATTATCACCCTTGATAAACCTTGGGGCTGGTATCATTCAAGAAATGCCTGCACAATACCCACTGTCCAGTTTGCTGAAACTCTCATGCAAAACGCTATAACCTTCGATAAGATCGGAATTGAGCTCGACCTCTCCGGGAAAACCCCTGACGCTGCAACCAAAGACCTTATGCAGATATCAGCAATGATAGACCAACTCACAGTATCAAGCAGACCGATCTGCGTTACGTCAATAAAAGTTCCTTCAAAGCCGATTGAAGGCTCAGGATACTGGCGGGAGCCGTGGTCTGAGAACACTCAGGCAGCATTCCTCAGAGCCCTTTACAAAATACTGCTTGCCAAGGAGCAGATGGCATCGGTAACCTATGATTCTTTTGTAGATATCGAGGAACCAGTGGGGATTGTAACTTCCGGAGGCGAACCGAAAAAAGCAATGAAAACTCTTAGAAATTTCCGAAAACTGCTTTGCGGCTGA
- a CDS encoding RNA polymerase sigma factor: MEEKYFAEKMALEGTKIYNYILMLVPNAADAEDIFQEASLIMWQKRASFKKGTNFLSWGRTIARFCAKNYCRKHYSRNSYLDHEVLELIESENTKENHNCEIRKELLEECVENVSGPCKHLLSMKYQQRFTLNEIAGILNLSITAVHRRLSKTHDVLSRCIGRKMLEY; the protein is encoded by the coding sequence ATGGAAGAAAAGTATTTTGCAGAAAAAATGGCACTTGAAGGGACTAAGATTTATAATTATATCCTTATGTTAGTGCCTAATGCAGCTGATGCTGAAGACATATTTCAGGAGGCTTCGCTGATTATGTGGCAAAAAAGAGCCAGCTTTAAGAAAGGCACGAATTTTCTTTCCTGGGGCAGGACAATTGCACGCTTCTGCGCAAAAAATTACTGCCGAAAACATTATTCCAGAAACTCATATTTAGACCATGAAGTCTTAGAGCTGATTGAATCGGAAAACACAAAAGAAAATCATAACTGCGAAATCAGGAAGGAACTGCTTGAAGAGTGTGTAGAAAATGTAAGCGGGCCATGCAAACATTTACTTTCAATGAAGTATCAGCAGAGGTTTACTTTGAACGAAATAGCAGGCATACTCAACTTGTCTATAACGGCAGTCCACAGGCGGCTCTCAAAAACTCATGACGTTCTCTCAAGGTGCATCGGAAGAAAGATGCTGGAATATTGA
- a CDS encoding acetate/propionate family kinase: MKILVVNCGSSSLKYQIFKVEEGTFNLLAKGSATRIGIEGSLIEHKPSGKEECTIEKPLKNHKEAMLAIEPLLTDKTYGVLKDISEINGIGHRVVHGGEIFKSSVFIDDKVINDIDDLSKFAPLHNPANLTGIQTCRQLMDAPNVAVFDTAVHQTMPEKAFMYGLPLEYYKNKGIRKYGFHGTSHDYVSAEAAKLIGKPFEQCRIITCHLGNGSSITAFKDGKVQDTSMGLTPLQGVVMGTRCGDVDPAAVLSVMQSDGIGPKKMDEILNKKSGLLGLAGSSDLRDVIDMAEQGNQDAENAVEILVYSIQKYIGSYLATLGGADGVVFTAGIGENNPIIRDKVLSCFEYAGIKVDKNKNETGEKIFSTEDSKVKALLIPTNEELMIAMDTYKLIN, translated from the coding sequence ATGAAAATTCTCGTAGTAAACTGCGGATCAAGCAGCTTGAAATATCAAATTTTCAAGGTTGAAGAAGGCACTTTCAACCTTCTTGCTAAGGGCTCTGCAACACGGATAGGAATTGAAGGTTCTCTAATAGAACATAAGCCTTCAGGCAAAGAGGAATGCACTATAGAAAAGCCTTTGAAAAATCATAAAGAAGCGATGCTTGCAATTGAACCTCTGCTCACTGATAAAACATACGGTGTGCTTAAAGATATATCAGAGATTAACGGCATCGGACACAGGGTAGTTCACGGGGGCGAGATTTTTAAGTCGTCCGTGTTTATTGATGATAAAGTTATCAACGACATTGATGATTTATCCAAATTTGCCCCTCTGCATAATCCCGCAAACCTTACAGGCATCCAAACCTGCAGGCAGCTTATGGATGCACCGAACGTTGCAGTATTTGACACTGCTGTACATCAGACAATGCCGGAAAAGGCCTTTATGTACGGCCTGCCATTGGAGTATTACAAGAACAAGGGCATAAGGAAATACGGATTCCACGGCACAAGCCACGATTATGTTTCGGCTGAGGCTGCAAAACTCATCGGAAAGCCTTTCGAGCAGTGCAGGATTATCACCTGCCATCTTGGAAACGGAAGCTCAATAACGGCATTCAAAGACGGCAAGGTTCAGGATACTTCTATGGGGCTCACTCCCCTCCAAGGCGTTGTTATGGGCACAAGATGCGGCGATGTTGACCCGGCAGCAGTTCTCTCTGTTATGCAGTCCGATGGTATAGGCCCGAAAAAGATGGATGAAATACTAAACAAGAAATCAGGTCTTCTCGGCCTTGCAGGCAGCTCTGATTTGAGGGATGTGATCGATATGGCCGAACAGGGAAATCAAGACGCGGAGAACGCTGTTGAAATTCTGGTTTACAGCATTCAGAAGTATATCGGCTCATATCTTGCAACGCTGGGCGGTGCTGACGGCGTTGTCTTTACGGCTGGTATCGGCGAGAATAATCCAATTATCAGAGACAAAGTTTTGAGCTGCTTTGAATATGCCGGAATCAAAGTGGATAAGAATAAAAATGAGACCGGCGAGAAAATATTTTCTACCGAAGATTCGAAAGTGAAAGCTTTGCTTATACCTACAAACGAAGAACTGATGATTGCAATGGATACCTACAAACTGATTAACTGA
- the pta gene encoding phosphate acetyltransferase produces the protein MSETEQFLTNITKKAKSLCRHIVLPEGEDQRMVDAASMASKEKMAIITMLGDAQSITSKLEEAGAAMDMINVVNPADSPKLQEYAEEFYQLRKKKGIDMSKAEQAVKDSMYFGTMMLKQNDADGLVAGAVHSSADTIRPALQIVKCAPSVNTVSSMFFICRGEETYLFSDCGLNLNPTPEQHADIALATANTARQFSIKPRIAMLCYSTKGSGLGPDVDAMQEATKAAKEKLSSEFEGDYDIDGELQLDAAFVPEVAAKKAPESPLDGKANVFIFPDLCAGNIAYKLAERMGGMSAYGPILQGVAKPVNDLSRGCSARDILATIAITAIQGEK, from the coding sequence ATGTCTGAAACAGAACAATTTCTAACAAATATTACGAAAAAAGCTAAGTCTCTCTGCAGACATATAGTTCTGCCTGAAGGGGAAGACCAGCGCATGGTGGATGCTGCTTCGATGGCTTCGAAGGAAAAAATGGCAATAATTACTATGCTTGGCGATGCACAAAGCATAACATCAAAACTCGAAGAAGCCGGCGCAGCAATGGATATGATAAACGTTGTCAATCCGGCTGATTCTCCAAAGCTTCAGGAATATGCTGAAGAATTTTACCAGCTCCGCAAGAAGAAGGGAATAGATATGTCCAAGGCCGAGCAGGCCGTTAAGGACAGTATGTATTTCGGCACAATGATGCTCAAGCAGAACGATGCCGACGGGCTCGTAGCTGGAGCAGTTCATTCCTCGGCCGATACAATCCGACCCGCTCTTCAGATTGTCAAATGCGCCCCGTCTGTTAATACTGTTTCGAGTATGTTTTTTATATGCAGGGGCGAGGAAACTTACCTCTTTTCAGACTGCGGCCTTAACCTCAACCCCACTCCCGAACAGCACGCAGACATTGCCCTAGCAACAGCAAACACAGCGAGGCAGTTCAGCATCAAACCCCGCATTGCAATGCTGTGCTATTCGACAAAAGGCTCAGGACTCGGTCCTGATGTCGATGCGATGCAGGAGGCAACAAAGGCAGCTAAAGAGAAGCTATCCAGCGAATTTGAAGGTGATTACGATATTGACGGCGAGCTTCAGCTGGATGCGGCTTTTGTGCCTGAGGTGGCAGCTAAAAAAGCACCCGAAAGCCCGCTGGATGGTAAGGCAAATGTGTTCATATTCCCAGACCTCTGCGCAGGCAACATAGCATACAAGCTGGCTGAGAGAATGGGAGGTATGAGCGCATACGGCCCGATACTGCAGGGTGTAGCAAAGCCTGTGAACGACCTGTCCAGAGGCTGCAGCGCAAGAGACATTCTGGCCACAATAGCAATAACAGCCATACAGGGCGAAAAATAA
- a CDS encoding 6-phosphofructokinase — MSNKTKCVGILTSGGDCPGLNAAIRGVAKSAMANGSRVVGFLDGFRGLVENRTMVLEDRNVSGILTNGGTILGTSRDKPRKMPMGDQILDVTDIAVANAQRNHIDCLVCLGGNGTQKNAMDLCKKGLNVITLPKTIDNDVAETDITFGFDTAIEIATDAIDKLHTTATSHHRVIVCEIMGNKAGWLTLGAGIAGGADVILIPELPYKIESIVDHLLARRRHQKRFSIVAVAEGAISQKEADEIKENGKKKKKKKTYMDDDGTYLVEETTSTKIARKITQACGIDTRVTRLGHVQRGGSPSASDRLLCTRLGTKVGQLLAEGVYNVMVGVKNDKCVPVDLEKVAGITRKVPSDHEWLKTALLVDTNMGCELKI; from the coding sequence ATGAGCAACAAAACAAAATGCGTAGGAATATTAACCTCCGGCGGCGACTGTCCGGGGCTGAATGCCGCAATCAGAGGCGTGGCGAAGTCTGCAATGGCAAACGGTTCAAGGGTCGTAGGTTTTCTCGACGGTTTCAGAGGCCTAGTTGAGAACAGAACGATGGTTCTAGAAGACCGGAACGTCAGCGGCATACTTACCAACGGCGGTACTATTCTCGGTACAAGCAGGGACAAACCCCGAAAGATGCCAATGGGCGACCAGATTCTTGACGTAACAGATATTGCTGTTGCAAACGCTCAGAGAAATCACATAGACTGCCTTGTGTGTCTCGGCGGGAACGGTACGCAGAAGAATGCTATGGATCTGTGCAAGAAGGGGCTGAATGTTATAACACTGCCCAAAACCATCGATAATGACGTGGCAGAAACCGATATCACATTCGGCTTTGATACGGCAATTGAAATCGCCACAGACGCTATTGATAAGCTCCATACTACTGCAACAAGCCATCACAGGGTGATTGTATGCGAGATTATGGGTAACAAGGCTGGCTGGCTCACTCTCGGGGCTGGGATTGCAGGCGGAGCGGATGTGATTCTCATTCCTGAACTGCCTTACAAAATAGAAAGCATTGTAGATCACCTGCTTGCCCGAAGAAGACATCAGAAAAGATTCTCAATTGTTGCTGTGGCAGAGGGTGCAATCTCACAAAAAGAGGCGGATGAGATAAAGGAAAACGGCAAAAAGAAAAAGAAGAAGAAAACATATATGGATGATGACGGTACTTACCTAGTTGAAGAAACCACTTCAACCAAGATTGCCCGCAAGATCACTCAGGCCTGCGGAATTGATACAAGGGTTACAAGGCTCGGGCACGTCCAGCGGGGCGGGAGCCCGTCGGCATCCGACCGCCTGCTTTGTACGAGGCTTGGAACGAAAGTAGGACAGCTGCTTGCTGAGGGGGTTTATAATGTGATGGTGGGCGTTAAAAATGACAAATGTGTTCCGGTTGATCTGGAGAAGGTTGCCGGAATCACAAGGAAAGTTCCCAGCGACCACGAATGGCTCAAAACTGCTCTTCTCGTTGACACAAATATGGGGTGTGAACTTAAAATCTAA
- a CDS encoding cellulase family glycosylhydrolase, whose amino-acid sequence MTKKITAITLLSLMVFCFAAEAGNSQWSVEKAKQWYSKQPWMVGCNFLPSTAINQIEMWQELTWDPETIDKELRWAQELGFNTVRVYLHDLVYEHEKEGFIKRIDEFLDICQKHGMRPLFVFFDDCHWAWPHMGVQPKPVPGVHNSGWKHSPGWFTTKAYEKGTVSKTEKKKLEDYIKTILTEFSDDKRILGWDLYNEPGRSGNKPIKLLKDTWQWAWDVRPSQPLTACVNGCSNDQAKRINAKNSDIYSFHSYHNPKGTQKQIEFAKKDSSGRPIFCTEYMARTKGSTFQNCLPVFKEEKISCWNWGLVDGKSGTKWPWSSRTRDRGGQIRPVPSSDPDNAPSDPPVWFHDIFRKDGTPYRQAEVDFIKKFLKAD is encoded by the coding sequence ATGACAAAAAAGATTACAGCAATCACCCTTCTGTCATTGATGGTCTTCTGCTTCGCTGCTGAAGCGGGAAACTCCCAGTGGAGCGTGGAAAAAGCGAAACAGTGGTACTCGAAGCAGCCTTGGATGGTAGGCTGCAACTTCCTTCCAAGCACTGCTATAAATCAGATTGAGATGTGGCAGGAGCTTACTTGGGACCCTGAGACTATCGACAAGGAGCTCCGCTGGGCACAAGAGCTGGGATTCAATACTGTCCGCGTATATCTGCATGATCTTGTTTATGAACACGAAAAAGAAGGCTTCATTAAAAGAATCGATGAATTCTTGGACATCTGCCAAAAGCACGGGATGAGGCCATTGTTTGTTTTCTTCGACGACTGCCACTGGGCTTGGCCGCATATGGGCGTTCAGCCGAAGCCGGTACCTGGCGTGCACAATTCCGGATGGAAGCACAGCCCAGGCTGGTTTACAACAAAAGCCTACGAGAAGGGAACTGTAAGCAAGACTGAAAAGAAAAAACTTGAAGACTACATCAAGACGATACTAACAGAATTTTCAGATGATAAAAGGATTTTAGGATGGGACCTTTACAACGAACCCGGAAGATCAGGCAATAAACCGATAAAGCTGCTCAAAGATACGTGGCAGTGGGCTTGGGATGTAAGGCCGTCTCAGCCACTTACTGCCTGCGTGAACGGATGCTCTAACGACCAAGCGAAACGGATAAACGCAAAAAACAGCGATATATACAGCTTTCACTCATACCACAATCCAAAAGGTACACAAAAACAGATTGAATTTGCAAAGAAGGACAGCAGCGGCAGACCGATTTTCTGCACTGAATATATGGCCAGGACTAAAGGCAGCACCTTCCAGAATTGTTTGCCGGTTTTCAAGGAGGAAAAGATCTCCTGCTGGAATTGGGGACTGGTTGATGGAAAATCGGGAACAAAATGGCCGTGGTCTTCGCGAACAAGAGACAGAGGGGGACAAATAAGGCCTGTTCCTTCATCAGATCCGGATAATGCTCCGTCTGACCCGCCGGTATGGTTTCACGATATCTTCCGTAAAGACGGAACGCCTTACAGACAGGCGGAAGTGGATTTCATCAAGAAATTTTTAAAAGCTGATTAA
- the glmM gene encoding phosphoglucosamine mutase, with the protein MAERKLFGTDGIRGLANAYPLDVETAVRTGKAAAKIFRREETRPVFVIARDTRASGLVLEAAISAGLCAMGADVRLIGVMPTPAAAVAAKMIDADAGIVITASHNPPEDNGIKFFSNKGVKLPDEKELEIERLILEDSLDTSHITGAAVGKIVCEDFKPQFSDFITLTADRDSLKELKVVLDCANGAASPVAGDIFKDLASEVIVVNDAPSGNNINQECGAMYPENASKFVAESDADIGITFDGDADRLITLDEKGCVVDGDITIFLLALYYQSKGWLKNDSVVVTQYTNLSVDEELKKRGISTVRVANGDRYVIEEMLKNGYTLGGEKSGHIILGNYTTTGDGILAAVHFARMVKESGKPLSELAGQIELFPQVIDKVEVKQKRPFEEIPGFTELKQSADSRLGESGRLYVRYSGTQNVCRIMVEGPDRQMLEEINEEAKKIIAAGA; encoded by the coding sequence ATGGCTGAAAGAAAACTTTTTGGAACAGACGGGATACGAGGGCTGGCCAACGCATACCCTCTTGATGTTGAAACAGCGGTGAGAACGGGCAAGGCAGCGGCAAAGATTTTCCGCAGGGAAGAAACTCGTCCAGTGTTTGTGATTGCAAGGGATACAAGGGCATCAGGCTTGGTGCTGGAGGCGGCAATCTCGGCAGGGCTTTGCGCTATGGGGGCAGATGTAAGGCTGATAGGCGTAATGCCTACGCCAGCAGCAGCAGTTGCAGCGAAGATGATAGATGCAGATGCCGGTATTGTGATAACTGCCTCGCATAATCCACCCGAGGATAACGGAATAAAATTCTTTTCCAACAAGGGTGTTAAGCTTCCTGATGAGAAGGAGCTTGAGATCGAAAGGCTCATCCTTGAAGACTCTCTGGATACTTCGCATATTACCGGCGCAGCAGTGGGTAAGATAGTATGTGAGGATTTTAAGCCACAGTTTTCTGATTTTATAACACTTACCGCAGATAGAGACAGCTTGAAAGAGTTGAAAGTTGTGCTCGACTGCGCAAACGGGGCAGCAAGCCCTGTAGCGGGAGATATTTTCAAAGATCTCGCTTCGGAGGTGATTGTTGTTAATGATGCCCCTAGCGGAAATAACATAAATCAGGAATGCGGAGCAATGTACCCGGAAAATGCAAGCAAATTCGTGGCTGAAAGCGATGCTGATATCGGTATCACCTTCGACGGCGATGCCGACCGACTTATAACCCTCGACGAAAAGGGATGCGTGGTTGACGGGGATATAACTATCTTCCTGCTTGCTCTTTATTATCAGTCCAAGGGCTGGCTGAAAAATGATTCCGTGGTTGTAACTCAGTACACAAATCTCTCTGTTGATGAAGAGCTTAAAAAACGAGGGATTTCTACTGTTCGAGTTGCTAACGGCGATAGATATGTGATTGAGGAAATGCTCAAGAACGGCTATACCCTCGGCGGGGAAAAGAGCGGGCACATTATTCTGGGAAACTACACTACTACCGGCGACGGGATACTCGCCGCAGTGCATTTTGCCCGAATGGTGAAGGAATCAGGCAAGCCGCTCTCTGAGCTTGCCGGGCAGATTGAGCTCTTCCCCCAAGTGATCGATAAGGTTGAGGTGAAACAGAAACGCCCATTTGAAGAGATTCCAGGATTCACTGAGCTTAAGCAAAGTGCAGATTCAAGGCTCGGCGAAAGCGGAAGGCTGTATGTGCGGTATTCCGGAACGCAGAATGTATGCAGGATAATGGTGGAAGGCCCGGACAGACAGATGCTTGAAGAGATCAACGAAGAAGCGAAAAAAATTATAGCTGCTGGAGCTTAA